In the genome of Christensenella timonensis, one region contains:
- a CDS encoding ABC transporter permease — MNTAENNSLKRKKIKLSSLTIYIGLLALIVVFAVVCQMNGKNFLTWNNISNILVQSSIIAIVAIGASLVILTGGIDLSTGAVVGLIGMASALMIKNGMSIPMACILGLLCGCGFGLISGLGISYGKVPPFIMTLGMQGIASGMTLAISGGKPVSGFPMELSDIANTTIAGIPIFIVYVAILYVVMVFVMSKTRAGRYIYAIGGNRNAARLSGVNTNGMEAFTYIIAGLFSAIGGILLLSRLSYASTTAGNGYELDAIAAAVIGGISLSGGQGKLINTLFGALIMGVLKAGLQILDVSTYFQQIAIGAIIIICVFLDKSKERKAE; from the coding sequence ATGAATACAGCGGAAAACAATAGTTTGAAAAGGAAAAAAATCAAATTATCGAGTTTGACCATTTATATCGGGCTGCTCGCACTGATCGTCGTTTTTGCAGTCGTTTGCCAGATGAACGGGAAGAACTTCCTGACCTGGAACAATATTTCAAACATCCTAGTACAATCGTCCATCATTGCGATCGTGGCGATCGGCGCCTCGCTCGTCATTTTGACAGGGGGGATCGACCTATCGACGGGCGCGGTAGTAGGACTGATCGGCATGGCGAGCGCCCTGATGATCAAAAACGGTATGAGTATCCCGATGGCATGCATACTGGGCCTGTTGTGCGGCTGCGGATTCGGCCTGATCTCCGGGCTGGGCATCAGCTATGGTAAAGTCCCGCCGTTCATCATGACACTGGGGATGCAGGGCATCGCTTCCGGGATGACACTGGCTATATCGGGCGGCAAGCCCGTATCCGGCTTCCCGATGGAATTGAGCGATATCGCAAATACGACAATCGCCGGTATCCCGATCTTTATTGTATATGTGGCGATCCTGTACGTGGTGATGGTCTTTGTCATGAGCAAGACGCGTGCAGGACGTTATATCTATGCCATTGGCGGTAACCGCAACGCGGCGCGCCTGTCCGGCGTCAACACCAACGGCATGGAAGCGTTCACTTATATTATCGCGGGTTTGTTTTCCGCCATTGGCGGTATCCTTTTGCTGTCGCGCCTGAGCTATGCTTCCACGACGGCAGGAAACGGATATGAACTGGACGCGATCGCAGCGGCTGTCATCGGCGGGATATCCTTGTCGGGCGGCCAGGGCAAGCTCATCAATACCTTGTTCGGCGCGCTGATCATGGGGGTGCTAAAAGCCGGGTTGCAGATTTTGGACGTTTCAACGTATTTCCAGCAGATCGCGATCGGCGCCATCATCATCATTTGCGTATTTTTGGACAAGTCCAAGGAACGTAAGGCGGAATAA
- a CDS encoding LacI family DNA-binding transcriptional regulator: MQRGKKKKYMGIREIADIAGVSIATVSRVLNMPEVTSARTREKVMDVIKKYDYVPNQAAKDLFAGVSNSIAIFIYDMSNPLYISIIQHLNRIAFENNYMLIICDAENSYERETKYYNYCKSIRTLGIVYTAGSTRDDIVLGNNKNTTTSIPIVLFDRSGFQDGDYYMVRSDHRKGMSLLVDYLYKLNHRKIGYITGNLSVLSACERYESFVSSMKGHELEIPPHYIKEGGFFVENGMEAFDYFYSMPDAPTAVIAANDLCARGFIMRANALGVKIPEEFSVCGYNGIDLDTFYPMITSIRQDTKLIAETMFRLIVNSSETPPPREVLTDITLVAGDTCRKI; encoded by the coding sequence ATGCAGCGGGGAAAAAAAAAGAAGTACATGGGTATACGGGAGATCGCGGATATTGCAGGCGTTTCCATTGCAACGGTTTCCAGGGTGCTCAATATGCCGGAGGTCACATCGGCGCGCACGCGTGAAAAGGTTATGGATGTCATCAAAAAGTATGATTACGTTCCGAACCAGGCCGCCAAGGACCTGTTCGCAGGAGTATCCAATTCGATTGCGATCTTTATATATGATATGTCAAACCCATTGTATATCAGCATCATACAGCATTTGAACCGCATCGCATTTGAAAACAATTATATGCTGATTATCTGTGACGCGGAGAACAGCTATGAGCGCGAGACAAAATATTATAACTATTGTAAAAGCATCCGTACTTTGGGGATCGTTTATACAGCCGGATCGACGAGGGACGATATCGTTTTGGGAAACAACAAGAATACGACGACATCGATCCCGATCGTGTTGTTTGACAGAAGCGGCTTTCAGGACGGTGATTATTATATGGTGCGTTCCGACCATAGAAAAGGGATGTCGCTGCTGGTAGATTACCTATATAAGCTGAATCATCGAAAAATAGGCTATATTACGGGTAATTTGAGCGTATTGTCTGCCTGCGAGCGTTACGAAAGCTTTGTCAGCAGCATGAAGGGACACGAGCTCGAGATACCGCCGCATTATATCAAAGAGGGTGGCTTTTTTGTGGAGAACGGGATGGAAGCTTTTGATTATTTTTATTCCATGCCGGATGCGCCGACGGCCGTTATTGCAGCAAACGATTTGTGCGCGCGGGGGTTCATTATGCGCGCAAATGCGCTGGGGGTCAAAATCCCGGAAGAATTCTCAGTATGCGGCTACAACGGTATAGACCTGGATACGTTTTATCCAATGATCACTTCCATCAGGCAGGATACGAAGCTGATCGCGGAAACGATGTTCCGGCTGATCGTCAATTCGTCTGAGACGCCGCCGCCGCGTGAGGTGCTGACGGATATCACGCTGGTCGCGGGGGATACCTGCAGGAAAATATAA
- a CDS encoding sugar ABC transporter ATP-binding protein has product MTEKYILEMKNISKSFFGVQVLENVNLQVRPGEVHVLLGENGAGKSTLIKILSSAYRKESGTILLDGKELVANDPKEALEQGIGVIYQEFNLNPFVSIYENIYLGKEFTKGVVIDTAKAIKDAQKYMDMIGLDVSPKMLVGDLSVAQKQMVEIAKAISANVKVLVLDEPTAAITDTETERLFEIVNNLKKKGIGIIYISHRMQELFEIGDRCTVMRDGQAIKTLTLSETNVDDLTTMMVGRHVEFTKVDNPYVDNRYDALRVENLCYKDFLQDINFTLKKGQILGFAGLVGSGRTEVAKCIMGACKKDAGKITVQNGTRELKAGNIKDAIEQGVVYLSEDRKDEGLVLMHSVADNIGLPNLNKFGKRLVNKKSLIHFAKDYIRKLRIKTYSHEQECKNLSGGNQQKVVIAKWLGRDADVYIFDEPTRGIDVGARSEIYDIMLQIVKAGASIIMISSDLVEVMKMCDKIVIMREGKIGGILENNELLTQKDIMDCALTEDK; this is encoded by the coding sequence ATGACGGAAAAGTATATTTTGGAAATGAAAAATATTTCTAAAAGCTTTTTTGGGGTACAGGTGCTGGAAAATGTCAACCTGCAGGTGAGACCGGGCGAAGTACACGTTTTGCTGGGAGAAAACGGAGCGGGAAAATCTACTTTGATCAAGATATTGTCCAGTGCATACCGTAAAGAATCGGGGACGATCCTGCTGGACGGAAAGGAACTGGTAGCAAACGACCCCAAAGAAGCGCTGGAACAGGGGATTGGGGTGATCTACCAGGAATTCAACCTGAACCCGTTCGTATCGATCTACGAAAATATTTATCTGGGCAAGGAATTTACAAAAGGGGTCGTGATCGATACCGCAAAGGCGATCAAGGATGCCCAAAAATATATGGATATGATCGGCCTTGATGTCAGCCCAAAAATGTTGGTGGGGGATCTTAGTGTCGCACAAAAGCAGATGGTAGAGATCGCAAAAGCGATATCGGCCAACGTCAAGGTACTGGTACTGGACGAACCAACGGCCGCGATCACGGATACGGAGACGGAAAGGCTGTTTGAAATCGTAAACAACCTGAAGAAAAAAGGGATTGGCATTATTTATATATCGCACCGTATGCAGGAGCTGTTTGAGATCGGCGACAGGTGCACGGTCATGCGCGACGGCCAGGCAATCAAAACGCTGACTTTGTCGGAGACCAACGTTGACGACCTGACGACGATGATGGTCGGGCGGCATGTGGAGTTTACCAAGGTGGACAATCCTTATGTCGATAATCGTTACGATGCGCTCAGGGTAGAAAACCTGTGCTATAAAGATTTTTTGCAGGATATCAATTTCACCCTGAAAAAGGGACAGATACTGGGTTTTGCAGGTCTTGTCGGTTCGGGGCGAACCGAGGTAGCGAAGTGTATCATGGGGGCCTGCAAAAAGGACGCGGGCAAGATCACGGTGCAGAACGGGACACGTGAATTGAAAGCGGGCAATATAAAGGATGCGATCGAACAGGGCGTCGTATATTTGAGCGAGGACAGGAAAGACGAGGGCTTGGTGCTGATGCATTCCGTTGCCGATAACATCGGTCTCCCGAACCTCAATAAATTTGGGAAGCGCCTCGTAAACAAAAAGTCATTGATCCATTTCGCCAAAGACTATATCCGGAAGCTGAGAATCAAAACCTATTCCCATGAGCAGGAATGTAAGAACCTTTCGGGGGGTAACCAGCAGAAAGTCGTGATTGCGAAATGGCTGGGCAGGGACGCCGATGTCTACATTTTCGACGAACCCACCCGCGGGATCGACGTAGGGGCCCGGAGCGAAATTTATGACATCATGCTTCAAATCGTCAAAGCCGGCGCTTCGATTATCATGATATCTTCCGACCTTGTAGAGGTCATGAAGATGTGCGACAAAATCGTGATTATGAGAGAGGGAAAGATCGGCGGGATATTGGAAAACAATGAATTATTAACGCAAAAAGATATTATGGATTGTGCATTGACGGAGGATAAATGA
- a CDS encoding acetyl-CoA C-acetyltransferase, protein MSKEIVIAGAVRTAIGKYGGTLSTVPAAQLGSIVIQEALSRSHVPPGEVDEIYMGCVLQAGQGQNVARQSAVSGGIPYGVPALTLNNVCGSGLKSVNLAAAMIAAGEADIIVAGGMENMSQSPYALPQARFGYRMNDGVCMDTMVTDALSDAFGHYHMGITAENVAREYGITRLMQDEFAAQSQSKCAAARTQHRFDAEIVSVPVTNKKGAFLFAEDEFPRDGVSAEKLAGLKAAFRKGGTVTAGNASGINDGAAAVVVMSSEKAHALGVEPMARFVCGASAGVDPALMGIGPAYSTKKALQKAGLTLDDMDLIEANEAFAAQSLAVGRILGWNDALVNVNGGAIALGHPVGASGCRILVTLLHEMQRRNAGYGLATLCVGGGMGVTTIVENNRKNR, encoded by the coding sequence ATGTCAAAAGAAATTGTGATTGCCGGAGCTGTCAGGACTGCTATCGGTAAATATGGCGGAACCCTTTCCACAGTTCCCGCGGCCCAATTGGGTAGCATCGTGATACAAGAAGCCCTCTCCCGCAGCCACGTCCCTCCGGGCGAGGTCGACGAAATCTATATGGGCTGCGTCCTGCAGGCGGGCCAAGGGCAAAACGTCGCCCGGCAATCCGCTGTGTCAGGCGGTATCCCGTACGGCGTTCCTGCCCTTACCCTCAATAACGTATGCGGTTCCGGGCTAAAAAGCGTCAACCTGGCAGCAGCAATGATCGCTGCCGGAGAAGCTGATATCATCGTTGCGGGTGGTATGGAAAATATGTCCCAGTCTCCCTACGCGCTTCCGCAGGCACGTTTTGGTTACCGCATGAACGACGGGGTATGCATGGATACGATGGTAACCGATGCCTTAAGCGATGCTTTCGGGCATTACCATATGGGGATCACCGCCGAAAATGTCGCCCGCGAATATGGGATCACCCGTCTCATGCAGGACGAATTCGCGGCGCAAAGCCAGAGCAAATGCGCTGCAGCCCGTACCCAGCACAGGTTCGATGCAGAGATCGTCTCTGTCCCTGTCACAAACAAGAAAGGTGCGTTTTTATTCGCGGAAGATGAATTCCCACGCGACGGTGTCAGCGCGGAAAAACTCGCAGGCTTAAAAGCCGCCTTCCGGAAAGGAGGTACAGTGACCGCTGGGAACGCGTCCGGTATCAATGACGGTGCAGCCGCCGTGGTCGTCATGAGTTCGGAAAAGGCCCATGCCCTTGGCGTTGAACCCATGGCACGTTTCGTCTGTGGCGCTTCTGCGGGGGTAGATCCCGCCCTGATGGGGATAGGCCCCGCCTACAGTACCAAGAAGGCGCTTCAAAAAGCCGGGCTTACCCTTGACGATATGGATCTGATCGAGGCCAACGAAGCATTTGCCGCGCAGTCGCTTGCCGTCGGCAGGATACTTGGCTGGAACGACGCGCTCGTCAATGTGAACGGCGGCGCCATCGCGCTCGGACATCCCGTCGGTGCGTCCGGCTGCAGGATACTCGTTACCTTGCTGCATGAAATGCAGCGGAGGAACGCAGGTTACGGCCTTGCTACCTTATGTGTGGGCGGCGGCATGGGGGTCACTACGATCGTCGAAAACAACAGGAAAAACAGATGA
- a CDS encoding sugar ABC transporter substrate-binding protein, producing MKKRVVMFFAIVLVLLFAVTACSVPSQQGASGSAAAEDGGAAASSAENTGDSGEKKEGNFKVGIIPMTLNDNFQVMMSNAAKAKAEELGMEATIQGSTEHVDAEDQLQYIETMIANGYDAILISPSATEGLLTAIKKCQDAGVVLINMDAKLNAEQLEENGLEAVPHYGSDNYEGGKKAGAYVAENFEKGTKTGILLGIEGHDATLTRTQGFKDAAGDVVDIVSEQTADFDVEKGYTATQNMITANPDIQLIYAISDGMGIGAARAIEEAGLADQIKVVSFDGIPESLQLVQEGKIEADVAQDGPAMGMLSMQAAYDALQGNEIEMDVDTGTKTITKDKVDEYLEYLTPFM from the coding sequence ATGAAAAAAAGAGTTGTGATGTTTTTTGCGATCGTACTGGTATTGCTATTTGCGGTTACTGCCTGCTCCGTTCCGTCCCAACAGGGTGCGTCGGGCAGTGCGGCGGCCGAAGATGGCGGCGCGGCAGCGAGCAGCGCAGAAAATACGGGAGATAGTGGAGAGAAAAAAGAGGGAAACTTCAAAGTTGGCATCATCCCGATGACGCTCAACGATAATTTCCAGGTCATGATGTCCAATGCCGCCAAGGCAAAGGCGGAAGAGCTGGGGATGGAAGCGACGATCCAGGGCAGCACCGAGCACGTGGATGCGGAGGACCAGCTGCAATATATCGAGACAATGATCGCAAACGGCTACGATGCGATCCTGATCAGCCCGAGCGCTACGGAAGGACTGCTGACCGCGATCAAGAAGTGCCAGGATGCGGGGGTTGTGCTCATCAACATGGATGCAAAGCTCAACGCGGAACAACTGGAAGAAAACGGGCTGGAAGCGGTGCCGCATTATGGTTCGGACAACTATGAAGGTGGAAAAAAAGCAGGGGCTTATGTTGCTGAAAATTTTGAAAAAGGTACAAAAACGGGCATCCTGTTAGGGATCGAAGGGCACGATGCCACACTGACACGGACACAGGGATTCAAGGATGCTGCCGGCGACGTGGTGGATATCGTTTCGGAGCAGACGGCTGATTTTGACGTGGAGAAAGGTTATACGGCCACACAGAACATGATCACCGCAAATCCTGACATCCAATTGATCTATGCTATCAGCGACGGCATGGGGATCGGCGCGGCAAGGGCGATTGAAGAAGCGGGATTGGCAGACCAGATCAAGGTCGTCAGCTTCGACGGTATTCCGGAGAGCCTGCAGCTGGTGCAGGAAGGCAAGATTGAGGCGGACGTGGCCCAAGATGGCCCGGCGATGGGCATGCTGTCGATGCAGGCCGCATACGACGCGTTACAGGGCAACGAGATCGAGATGGATGTAGATACCGGTACAAAAACGATTACGAAAGATAAGGTGGATGAATATCTGGAATACTTAACGCCATTTATGTAA
- a CDS encoding zinc-dependent alcohol dehydrogenase, producing the protein MKARIAFMHKPFDLRIEDVELPEIKANQILVKVGACGICGSDVHCYEGKSAEGRYDIAPYTPGHEWGGTIVEAGKDVRGLKVGDKVTGDCVMACGVCANCKEGLMPSACLNMREAGFRPDSPGGMGTYLIIEEQYAHAIPADWPEEMGAWVETFSIGYFGIWGNGGYIDASDTCLILGAGPVGVSAAMVSKTSGAKTIVADPNPIRREWAKKYGADIVLDSTASDYREKLNEATDGRGPSVLVECSGNDAAIASIFDIAGHSCRVNLVGHSIGHKIPVEIGKTIWSTLKIKGSGGTKDWAQRTIRFMNAIKDQYDFAALNTHHIPFEQLNEAMDLAMNHPEEAFKVMLTFD; encoded by the coding sequence ATGAAAGCAAGGATAGCATTTATGCACAAACCGTTTGACTTGAGAATCGAAGATGTGGAGCTGCCTGAGATAAAGGCAAACCAGATTCTGGTCAAAGTAGGCGCATGCGGGATCTGCGGTTCGGATGTGCATTGTTATGAAGGAAAATCGGCTGAAGGACGTTATGATATTGCCCCTTATACACCAGGACACGAATGGGGAGGAACGATCGTAGAAGCCGGCAAAGACGTCCGGGGCTTAAAGGTAGGAGACAAGGTTACGGGGGACTGCGTTATGGCCTGCGGTGTTTGCGCAAATTGCAAGGAAGGACTGATGCCTTCCGCATGCCTGAATATGCGCGAAGCGGGCTTCCGTCCGGATTCGCCCGGGGGAATGGGGACATACCTGATTATCGAGGAACAGTATGCGCATGCTATCCCTGCGGATTGGCCGGAGGAAATGGGCGCCTGGGTGGAAACCTTCTCGATCGGTTATTTCGGTATATGGGGCAATGGCGGTTACATTGATGCATCCGATACCTGCCTGATTTTGGGGGCGGGGCCGGTGGGGGTCTCTGCGGCAATGGTAAGCAAGACGTCGGGTGCCAAGACGATCGTGGCGGATCCGAACCCGATCAGGCGCGAATGGGCCAAGAAATATGGTGCGGATATCGTGCTGGATTCGACAGCTTCCGATTATAGGGAAAAGCTGAACGAGGCGACAGACGGCCGCGGGCCTTCCGTACTGGTGGAATGCAGCGGAAATGATGCGGCGATCGCTTCGATCTTTGATATCGCAGGGCACAGCTGCCGCGTAAACCTAGTGGGACATTCGATCGGACATAAGATCCCGGTGGAGATCGGCAAGACGATATGGAGCACGTTGAAGATTAAAGGCTCCGGCGGTACAAAGGACTGGGCGCAAAGAACAATCCGCTTTATGAACGCGATCAAGGATCAATATGATTTTGCAGCGCTGAATACGCACCATATTCCGTTTGAGCAATTGAATGAAGCGATGGATCTTGCCATGAACCATCCGGAAGAGGCATTTAAAGTGATGCTGACATTCGACTGA